From Clavelina lepadiformis chromosome 9, kaClaLepa1.1, whole genome shotgun sequence, the proteins below share one genomic window:
- the LOC143470888 gene encoding very long chain fatty acid elongase 6-like — MQDFEAWEEKLSNGSLNDWKLEKYRIEIWMSSLYQTWEIPIICSVAYLVVIFGGQKYMKNRSSFSLRKPMMIWSSLLAVFSILGAVRTSAVMVIAFQTGGLTTVVCDPIVYNGPVTHFWAALFPFSKFIEYIDTVFIVLRKQNLIFLHWYHHLTVALVAGLTYGGKYGGGWVFMTVNYAIHSLMYSYYAFRAAGIKLPRSLALAITGCQIAQMIIGCAVMYGIVVWGDEYGCPSSPVHKISGSVMYASYLALFANFFYKTYVVGKKAKQGQQNFQKGLEVKEHFQIMPNNGKTNIKSLRKRSKYVD, encoded by the exons ATGCAAGATTTTGAGGCCTGGGAGGAAAAACTAAGCAATGGCTCTCTTAATG ACTGGAAACTAGAGAAATATCGTATAGAAATATGGATGTCTTCGCTATATCAGACATGGGAGATTCCTATAATATGCAGTGTTGCTTACTTGGTTGTAATCTTTGGTGGACAAAAATACATGAAGAACAGATCAAG TTTCAGTCTACGTAAGCCTATGATGATATGGTCGTCGTTGTTGGCCGTTTTCAGCATACTAGGAGCTGTTCGTACGTCAGCAGTCATGGTAATAGCTTTTCAAACTGGAGGCCTGACAACGGTCGTTTGCGATCCCATTGTTTATAATGGACCCGTAACTCATTTTTGGGCAGCGCTTTTTCCATTTAGCAAGTTTATAGAATACA TTGACACAGTTTTTATCGTATTACGAAAGCAAAATCTCATATTTCTTCACTGGTATCATCATCTAACAGTTGCTCTAGTTGCTGGGCTCACGTATGGTGGAAAATATGGAG GTGGTTGGGTGTTTATGACAGTTAACTACGCCATACATTCGTTGATGTACAGCTACTATGCTTTTCGAGCGGCAGGCATAAAACTTCCACGTTCCCTGGCTCTTGCCATTACTGGATGTCAG ATTGCCCAAATGATAATAGGTTGCGCTGTCATGTACGGAATTGTGGTTTGGGGCGATGAGTACGGTTGTCCATCGTCGCCCGTCCATAAAATATCGGGAAGTGTCATGTACGCTTCCTATCTTGCACTTTTTGCCAATTTCTTCTACAAAACTTATGTTGTTGGAAAGAAAGCGAAACAGGGACAACAAAACTTTCAGAAG GGTCTGGAAGTAAAAGAGCACTTCCAAATAATGCCTAATAATGGAAAAACTAATATTAAGTCTTTGCGCAAACGATCAAAATATGTCGATTAA